The following coding sequences lie in one Rutidosis leptorrhynchoides isolate AG116_Rl617_1_P2 chromosome 4, CSIRO_AGI_Rlap_v1, whole genome shotgun sequence genomic window:
- the LOC139904232 gene encoding uncharacterized protein isoform X2 gives MTFTDGPLDSGGTTTIRSFEFGPTYVVKPKGKHQATIVWLHGLGDDGLSWSQLLETLPLPNIKWICPTSPAQPLTLFGGLATNAWFDVIAMSENAIQDVEGMDASAAYVLSLLSTEPPNVKLGVGGFSMGAATAIYCASCFARGKFGNGSVYSTHLDVVVGLSGWLPCANDLTNEVDGIDVENRAASMPILLCHGRGDDVVHFRYGVKSADKLTSAGFQNLTFKSFQTLGHNLIPEEMDVVTSWLTSKLELEGEPPRRTSTG, from the exons ATGACTTTTACTGACGGACCTCTGGATTctg GTGGTACTACTACTATTAGGAGTTTTGAATTTGGACCAACATATGTGGTGAAACCTAAAGGCAAACACCAGGCCACAATTGTCTGGTTACACGGCCTTGGTGATGATGGTTTAAG CTGGTCGCAGCTCTTAGAGACCCTTCCTCTTCCAAAT ATAAAATGGATATGCCCTACTTCTCCTGCTCAGCCATTAACTTTATTTGGTGGACTTGCTACGAATGCAT GGTTTGATGTGATCGCCATGTCTGAAAATGCAATTCAAGATGTAGAAGGAATGGATGCTTCAGCAGCATATGTTTTGAGCCTGCTTTCAACCGAACCTCCAAACG TCAAACTTGGTGTAGGAGGCTTTAGTATGGGTGCAGCAACTGCAATATACTGTGCAAGTTGCTTTGCTCGTGGGAAATTTGGAAATGGATCTGTTTACTCTACTCATTTGGATGTCGTCGTTGGCCTTAGTGGCTGGCTCCCATGTGCAAA TGATCTAACTAACGAGGTTGACGGCATCGACGTTGAAAATCGTGCTGCATCAATGCCCATTTTGCTTTGTCACGGAAGAG GTGACGATGTGGTTCATTTTCGCTACGGTGTGAAGTCAGCAGATAAACTAACTTCAGCAGGCTTTCAAAACTTGACTTTCAAGTCCTTCCAAAC GCTCGGTCATAATTTAATTCCAGAAGAAATGGATGTGGTTACGTCATGGCTAACTTCAAAACTTGAACTTGAGGGTGAGCCACCGAGGCGTACTTCCACCGGTTGA
- the LOC139904232 gene encoding uncharacterized protein isoform X1, which translates to MKSKMRPTCGICSSQVFFSLAAFTGCISVIINMTFTDGPLDSGGTTTIRSFEFGPTYVVKPKGKHQATIVWLHGLGDDGLSWSQLLETLPLPNIKWICPTSPAQPLTLFGGLATNAWFDVIAMSENAIQDVEGMDASAAYVLSLLSTEPPNVKLGVGGFSMGAATAIYCASCFARGKFGNGSVYSTHLDVVVGLSGWLPCANDLTNEVDGIDVENRAASMPILLCHGRGDDVVHFRYGVKSADKLTSAGFQNLTFKSFQTLGHNLIPEEMDVVTSWLTSKLELEGEPPRRTSTG; encoded by the exons ATGAAGTCTAAGATGAGGCCGACGTGTGGGATTTGTTCATCGCAGGTTTTCTTCTCTCTGGCTGCATTTACTGGTTGCATTTCCGTCATTATTAACATGACTTTTACTGACGGACCTCTGGATTctg GTGGTACTACTACTATTAGGAGTTTTGAATTTGGACCAACATATGTGGTGAAACCTAAAGGCAAACACCAGGCCACAATTGTCTGGTTACACGGCCTTGGTGATGATGGTTTAAG CTGGTCGCAGCTCTTAGAGACCCTTCCTCTTCCAAAT ATAAAATGGATATGCCCTACTTCTCCTGCTCAGCCATTAACTTTATTTGGTGGACTTGCTACGAATGCAT GGTTTGATGTGATCGCCATGTCTGAAAATGCAATTCAAGATGTAGAAGGAATGGATGCTTCAGCAGCATATGTTTTGAGCCTGCTTTCAACCGAACCTCCAAACG TCAAACTTGGTGTAGGAGGCTTTAGTATGGGTGCAGCAACTGCAATATACTGTGCAAGTTGCTTTGCTCGTGGGAAATTTGGAAATGGATCTGTTTACTCTACTCATTTGGATGTCGTCGTTGGCCTTAGTGGCTGGCTCCCATGTGCAAA TGATCTAACTAACGAGGTTGACGGCATCGACGTTGAAAATCGTGCTGCATCAATGCCCATTTTGCTTTGTCACGGAAGAG GTGACGATGTGGTTCATTTTCGCTACGGTGTGAAGTCAGCAGATAAACTAACTTCAGCAGGCTTTCAAAACTTGACTTTCAAGTCCTTCCAAAC GCTCGGTCATAATTTAATTCCAGAAGAAATGGATGTGGTTACGTCATGGCTAACTTCAAAACTTGAACTTGAGGGTGAGCCACCGAGGCGTACTTCCACCGGTTGA
- the LOC139904233 gene encoding protein arginine N-methyltransferase PRMT10-like yields MGTTANGTSAATDKATSTSNGNATVDKGVDFANYFCTYAFLYHQKEMLSDRVRMDAYYNSVFNNKHHFIGKTVLDVGTGSGILAIWCAQTGAKKVYAVEATKMAEHARQLVKSNNLHDVVEVIEGSIEDITLPEKVDVIISEWMGYFLLRESMFDSVICARDRWLKPTGVMYPSHARMWLAPIRSGLADQKMSDYEGCMDDWHGFVNETNTYYGVDMSVLTKPFSEEQKKYYLQNSVWNNLHPNQVVGTCAILKEIDCLTVTVEDIFKIEASISLTITKEDTRLCGFGGWFDVHFNGRKENPAECEVELTTAPSVDDGTHWGQQVFLLHPPVRVNEKDEVLVNFSMSRSEENHRLMNVDLGFQIKLSSGKMLAPVRNKFYIE; encoded by the exons atgGGAACGACAGCAAACGGAACATCAGCCGCCACCGATAAGGCAACATCGACCAGCAATGGTAACGCCACCGTCGATAAAGGAGTCGATTTCGCTAATTATTTCTGCACTTATGCCTTTCTTTACCACCAAAAGGAAATGCTTTCAGACCGTGTTCGTATGGACGCTTATTACAACTCTGTTTTCAATAACAAACATCACTTCATTGGCAAA ACTGTGTTGGATGTAGGAACAGGGAGTGGTATTCTAGCAATTTGGTGCGCTCAAACTGGTGCAAAGAAGGTATATGCTGTTGAAGCTACTAAGATGGCTGAACATGCACGTCAGCTTGTTAAATCGAATAACCTTCATGATGTGGTTGAAGTAATCGAGGGTTCAATAGAAGATATAACATTGCCTGAGAAAG TTGATGTAATTATATCTGAATGGATGGGATACTTTCTTCTACGTGAATCTATGTTTGATTCTGTAATATGCGCCCGTGATCGCTGGCTGAAACCAACTGGAGTTAT GTATCCAAGCCATGCTCGCATGTGGTTGGCACCTATCAGATCAGGATTAGCAGATCAAAAAATGAGTGATTATGAAGGATGTATGGATGACTGGCATGGTTTTGTGAATGAAACTAACACTTATTACGGTGTCGATATGAGTGTTTTGACCAAACCGTTTTCTGAAGAGCAGAAAAAGTACTACTTGCAG AATTCTGTGTGGAACAACCTGCATCCCAACCAAGTAGTCGGAACATGTGCTATTTTAAAGGAGATTGATTGTTTAACCGTAACTGTTGAAGACATCTTCAAAATTGAAGCCAGCATTTCATTAACAATCACTAAAGAGGACACGAGATTATGTGGATTTGGTGGCTGGTTTGATGTTCATTTTAAT GGAAGAAAGGAGAATCCCGCTGAGTGTGAAGTCGAGTTGACAACAGCTCCCAGCGTAGATGATGGCACACATTGGGGACAACAG GTCTTTCTCTTGCATCCTCCTGTTCGTGTCAACGAAAAGGACGAGGTTCTCGTTAATTTTTCAATGAGCCGTTCAGAAGAAAATCATCGCTTGATGAACGTTGATCTTGGTTTTCAAATCAAGTTGTCATCTGGCAAAATGTTGGCACCTGTCAGAAACAAGTTTTATATAGAATGA